A segment of the Capnocytophaga sp. ARDL2 genome:
TCAAACCCCTTTCCTTTTCCTGCATACGAAAATGCTTGGCAAGGAAATCCGCCTGATAGTAAGTCGATTGTACCTCGGTATTTTGTGAAATCAATATCACAAACATCGCTTTCTAATACATTCCAATTAGGACGATTATGGCGAAGGGTATTACAGGCGTGTTTGTCCCATTCGTTGAGTAAAACAGCCTCAAAACCTGCCATTTCTAACCCTAAAGCTAAGCCTCCTGCTCCTGCAAAAAGTTCGATACTTTTGTAATTTTGGTTAGGAACAACTTGTTTTTCTTCTTCCCAAGTAGGGCTAAATAAATCAATGGTTTGCATTATATTTTTAGTGTAAAGTGTTCGAAGCCTTGATATTTTTTGAATGCTACTAAATACAATTTTTGTAAAATATTATCAATTCCTTTTTCCTGTAAATCTTGAATTACGGTATTTTCTACAATATGTTGGTCTTGTTCTTTTAGTACATCTTGAATTACTTGTGGTAATACTTGACAAAGTTCTAAAAAAGCGGTAGAATTATCTGTAACAATTTCATAAAATTTGTCGATTGATACACGGCGAATATTTTCGTGTTCCATTTTTTGATTATCTAAACTGCAAGTCCATACAATGTTTTGACTGTTCTTTGCAATGATCTCTACCAGCATACAAATCGACTTAGGGTTTTTCAAGATTTGATTTTGCATTCGCATATAAGTCTTTGCAGAGGAAGAGCTGTTCATTGTGTTGTGTTTATTCTTCATTTCTACAAAAATATTTAGCTTATGATTTTCTATATCAAAGCCTTGATTAGGGACTGTCCAACCGTTGTTTGCTCCGATATATTTAAAAATATTCTGATGAAAATAACCTATGTGATTAGTATTCGATTTGTCAATTTGTCGAAGTACTTCATTTTCTAAAATCCGTTCCAAATTTTCGTTGGAAAATCCACCTTGATAAATTGCCGAATCAAAGGTTAATTTGACAGGG
Coding sequences within it:
- a CDS encoding Eco47II family restriction endonuclease, which codes for MSKYKLSFIKDQDLFNHIKETVDKYRFQIDFEKLNKNLLDPVKLTFDSAIYQGGFSNENLERILENEVLRQIDKSNTNHIGYFHQNIFKYIGANNGWTVPNQGFDIENHKLNIFVEMKNKHNTMNSSSSAKTYMRMQNQILKNPKSICMLVEIIAKNSQNIVWTCSLDNQKMEHENIRRVSIDKFYEIVTDNSTAFLELCQVLPQVIQDVLKEQDQHIVENTVIQDLQEKGIDNILQKLYLVAFKKYQGFEHFTLKI